One stretch of Ipomoea triloba cultivar NCNSP0323 chromosome 8, ASM357664v1 DNA includes these proteins:
- the LOC116028018 gene encoding glutaredoxin-C1-like — protein sequence MHCQTTDSGWGNYHANPRNSSSSSSDPLERVVRLASGSAVVIFSVSTCCMCHAVKRLFCGMGVNPTVYELDQDPKGKEMEKALSRLLGNSPPVPVVFIGGKLVGTMDRVMASHINGTLVPLLKEAGALWL from the coding sequence ATGCATTGCCAGACGACAGATTCGGGTTGGGGCAACTACCATGCAAACCCGAGGAATTCATCATCGTCATCGTCGGACCCGCTGGAGAGGGTGGTCCGGCTGGCCTCCGGGAGCGCGGTGGTGATATTCAGCGTCAGCACCTGCTGCATGTGCCATGCAGTGAAGCGTCTCTTCTGCGGGATGGGTGTTAACCCCACGGTGTACGAGCTGGATCAGGACCCCAAAGGGAAGGAGATGGAGAAGGCGCTGTCCAGGCTGCTGGGGAACTCGCCGCCGGTTCCGGTGGTGTTTATCGGCGGGAAGCTCGTTGGGACCATGGACAGAGTCATGGCCTCACACATCAACGGCACTTTGGTCCCTCTCCTCAAGGAAGCCGGAGCTCTCTGGCTTTAA